gtttgaggtTGATGATTAGGTGTATTTAAAAGTTTCACCATGAAGGGCGTTATGAGATTTTgtaataagggcaagcttagtccccggtatattggaTCTTATCGAATAGCCAAGAGGATTTGCAATGTAACTTATAAGTTGGAGCTACAACAAGAGTTAGCAGCGGTTCATCCAGCATTCCACGTCCCCATGTTGAAGAAATGCATGAGTGGTCTTTCATTGATCATACCAATTAAAGATATTGGGATCAAGGATATcttatcttatgaggagattcccGTTCAGATTATAGATCGCAAACTTTGCAAGTTGAGGATTAAGAAAGTAGCATCTGTCAAAGTCCTTTTGAGGAACCAATTTATTGAGGAAACTAGTTGggaagctgaggaggatatgaagaagagatatccacatctatTTGAATCTGGAGAAGTTCCAAATCAAAGTTCTAATCCTTTCTTAGTTTTTATCCATATATATTTGGATAAGTTCACCCACGCGCCAATCATTATCCAATTCAGCTAAAACTATTTGATTTTAAAGTAAATTCgttgagttcttgatgatatTAGTTTGAATTCCTATGGGTTGTGTTGTTAATgttttcttgatgttttgattcgTGTTTTCGAGTTTAATTTTGAGTTGAATCTATCATATATTGAGGTTATAAATGATTATAAGTGTTTTGGGGGAAAGAACTGATggagtttagagggtttagagctggaaaatgaagaaatttttttatcgGGCAAAAATTGAGCAGTGCCTCCGCGTCGTGGACCTACTCccatatttgagaaaaattgtTTCGAATCGCGAAGCGGCAAAGGAACGTTCTACCTCAaaagatattttcaaagaaaaaattgaaatgtttcTCTGCATCACGGACCCACCCTCATACAATGATTTCTTTTATCCTTTTCATGTTTAGCTATGTAAAATCatatctaaacatcatgagatctttTCTATCACAATTCACAATCCTAGAATccataataaaaaattcaaggaaagttaagagtcaagttagAAGTTAAAAAGTAATTCCAGAGAAGTTCTTTAAAGTTATCAAAAAGTCTCTTCCAAATgctttaactttgtttttaagacACAAAGTTCAAGTTTAGTAAAGATTAAAGAGTAATGTTTCGAAATTATGTGGGGACTATATATTGGAAAgggttttaaatgttttcacatttcaATAAAAAAGGAAACCTCGATTTCCAAATAGCTTTCGGGCTAATTTTCAGAATAGAGTAACGATTTCTAAATGAAGAAggagaggaaactatgatttgcAAGATAGCTTTTGAGCTAAGATTTGCGCACTAATGTCAAATCATACAAAGaagtatatttttaaacataagacCTTGTTACATATTTTGGTAGTAGTATTGAACACCGTTAGGGGGATAGTTCCGACAACACACGACCCTCATAAACATGTAGctatcatgggtagaaaaggaccatactttttagatgatttcccTTATTGTTTTTAGTAtagatccacttagtagttctaGTTTTATACACATGGCTATAGGACAACTCTAGAAGCGTAAGGCAAAACACAGTATCATCACGATAGCGCTTAAgtaatggttgtcggttagagaaactctcccagaagtaatttatttttatatacatagttTATTGTACTTTTACATTCATTTCAGAGCAATATGTATCTTTCTATACGCACAAAATTGATTTCGTGTTTTAAACAACTGATCTACTTGTTTAAACTACTTTATAATTAAATGAGTTCAGTTATGTTGAGTAGAGTTGAGACAGATAAGTTCATCAGAttcttttcaagcctatgttttgTTTAGAATTCTAACTCGaatactcgtacatttaatgtactgatgaAAGCTagcctgcatcgtcttatgatgcagacgcatgtAACCATGACCAACACGCAACAcatcgttgatccagttgagcactccaAAGTCTGTTGCTGATCCTCCTAGCATTCCAGAGGAatccttttattaatttagttattttaatagttcattaggatgtcgCATGATTTGTTCTgacatccatctcagttgttTAAGAGGCTTCATAAATAGTCAGTCAGAAGTTAGTTCTTTTGTCATCATTTTGTTATTGACTTAAATGCATATTTGAGTTGCCATTTTTTCTAAGTTAAATGTTTGCTTTTAAAACATTATGAGCTTTGTTTAAGATAGTTGAGTTATTTAGCATGTGAATCCTTTTCTTAAGGCTTTAAGTCTTCTGCTGAGAAAGTAAGTCAGGACAAGGGTTCACCTGGGGTcagcaatggttctcgagtgctaGTTGAGCcaagggtgtaggctcggaatgtgacatatttttttgCTGAATATATACAATAGTATGTAATGTTTGAATATGTAAAGTTAACATGATGTGgtctaaattattttgttttaacaaTTTCTCTTGTTAGGTAAACATATGCTTCTGCATATCTTATtccaaatttatttaacttttcaaGAGTTAGAGAATTGTCACAATTTGTTTTTTGATAATCAAGATAAAAGAatgaatttatttatcaatgGTATTTGTGTAATTTAGAACGTTAGGaagttttcttcaaaatagTTTAAAGTATATAAACATTGCccttttgttttacttatttactatttcttaatattttagtattttagacGAATAAAAGTACGTATGACTTgtaataacatcatactttaaattaaagtattatatatttcaCGAATGTATTATCGTTATAAATTTAACAAGATCttctaactttaaaatatattgttataaattcttgtgagttattttttttaaaaaaaatgtgaaaatatgtgaatatatatgactcgtttaaaatttacaaaatatatttcatattcagtaatatgaaataaacattTTCATTTTGTCCCTAcgttaaattaaaatatgataactataaaaaatgtagaaaaattaattgaaagtatatttatttatgtaagtataaaattcattcaaaatacTAGTTTTTCACTTAAATAATTTAGTTCTCATATTATAAACTCTCTCAGTTATTCCTAATTATTGTAAAAGTTATTCACACtctttaattaacttttattagcTATCATATTGTGAATTATCAtagttattttattgattatttctaTCTTTCATCTTTTCATACATTAACTTCTGACtaatgatttttaatattattatatcacgTTGTTGTTAGTTTTCCTTGGACGAATCATTCTTGgttgaataaattgaaaattgtttatcaatatatgaattatatctTTGTTGGGTGTAAGATAAACATATGATTGTATATATGATttcacaaatataatatattctttaatttttatttttatcttttttggtAAAAAGGGAACCTTTCTTAGTTAACTATACACAATCAGATAACTATATTTGAGTTATGTACACAGTCGATCGATAAGTCAATATGAGAGCCAACAACAAGAACACCATCTATTCTGTTAtgacttataaaataaataatcaatatacaaaaattatttctaaaaaatactATGTAGTTGTGCTCTTAACATGTTCATATGACATCTAAACAGTTTAACCTGGAATTCACATGCAAAACAAATCTGGTTAgattacaacaaaaataaacaaaacaataTCGTCTATGAGGTAATATTACTAAGATGATTGAACctcattaaaatgaaattaatatatgaattatagcatttaactaataatattttccaTAGAACATCTTCATAGGTTTGAATGAATAAGAGAAATATATGATGATCCACATTGAACATTCTCATAAGAATCTGcaatattattttgtgcaaAGCTTATTATTAAAGTCATTGCTTAAATAAAAAACACTATTTACTATAACAcatattttctaatttgtaaTCATGTGCGGCACACATGTTGAAACTAGTTACTACAAACGTTTAAAGATGATAGTGCAaagaaaataccaaaatacccctataAAATTCGGGTAATTTTTCTTAACTAGACAGACTGACTTTAGACGATCATATTTCCTTCATCCGAACTCAAAATTTAGCAACCTCAGTGGCCTTGGAAAAAGATTCCAACACCTTTCATTTGGTATGTTATAGGCCACCTAAATAATCCTGTGGTTAAgtttatggtcatttgaaggaTATCTAAAACTCACAACTTAAGCTTAACTTGAACAGATTTCAAATTAGCTCTTTCCAAGTTAGCTCTTTCTGAATTTAGCTCTTCCTAAGGCGGGATGTTACAATAGTCAAGGGAGTACTTGTTCCTTAACcatataataattaacaaaataaactaaagacatattttataaaatgaaggCACTAACATACTAACTAACTgattaactaactaactaaatatatatatatatatatatatatatatatatatatatatataNNNNNNNNNNNNNNNNNNNNNNNNNNNNNNNNNNNNNNNNNNNNNNNNNNNNNNNNNNNNNNNNNNNNNNNNNNNNNNNNNNNNNNNNNNNNNNNNNNNNNNNNNNNNNNNNNNNNNNNNNNNNNNNNNNNNNNNNNNNNNNNNNNNNNNNNNNNNNNNNNNNNNNNNNNNNNNNNNNNNNNNNNNNNNNNNNNNNNNNNNNNNNNNNNNNNNNNNNNNNNNNNNNNNNNNNNNNNNNNNNNNNNNNNNNNNNNNNNNNNNNNNNNNNNNNNNNNNNNNNNNNNNNNNNNNNNNNNNNNNNNNNNNNNNNNNNNNNNNNNNNNNNNNNNNNNNNNNNtatttatatatttatatatatatatatatatatatatatatatataataactcAAAGTTATAGTAGAAATCTTAAGTTGTTTAGGATTTGTTATTTGTGgtatttacttatttatgttttgattagAATTTGTTAGTTAGAGTAGTTCCTAGACCCagtttaatttagtttttaccTTTATAAATATGAATGTTACTAAAGAtacaaataacataaaatagatAGAATTTGTAGTAAGATTAAAAAACATTTgagttaataaataaaatattttccttcatattggtatcagagcatttaCGATTCTTATAGAAGATCAAGAGTTTCGGCTACTGGAGGGCGGGTATGAACTATATATTCTGCCCAACAGGCCAATGATCACGTTGACAAAAGATAATCGAAtaatatatgcataaaaaaaacatgttaggaGGAGAAACTTACAAAAGTATTGCAGATTTAAAGAATTGCAACTAAgcacaagaagaaaaaactcTTCTCTAAATTTAAAGTTAgagaaagtaaaacaaaataaccaaaaataaaaaatacaaaaagataaTGAGTTGATGGGAAGGGCATCAACGAGAGTTTGAGAGAGAGTACTCCAagacaattcttttttttttaaaaaaaaaaaacaaaaataaaaggtgGTGATGATAAGGGCTTCAACGAGAGTTGAAGAGAGAGTGCTccaacacaaaagaaaaaaaacattggTGAGAAGGGAATCAACCTTGGAAGCTGGAGAAAAGTTTTTCAAGACAACATagagaaaaaatttcaaaaaaaaaaaaccaaaaagaaaatgtgtTGGTGGGAAGGGCATCGACATTGGAAATTGGAGAGAATTACTCCAACACAACCATGAGAGAATCGTGAATTGGAGAGAAAGTGATCCAACATTTGGAAGTTGGAGAGCAGTTATAACATCTCGTAAACCGAAATAGCTAGGattaaacaaagaaactaagaaaattaactttaaaagaataggagaaatctggaaaattttcgaagtgtaaaagtaagtttttggtcattttcaaacggtcataacttctagctcaggacgAGTTAACACCAGTTCTTTATAATATTGGAAATCTCTTGaagagatctttccaacgccgccgaGTTTGTGTAATgtcgatatcgtatgagggagatatgtgtATCGAAAGTGGGGTTGTTTGATTAAGGAAAACTCAATCCGGATTTAAGTAAGGGTTAACTggtcttttcaccctactattttctaatttgttttaagggtttCTTATAGGTAAAACTAAGCTTAGGTCAGTTTTTAGAAGATTGAATACGCTTAaggcttggagaaaagagaagaaggagaaaggagaaaaggctAAGATTTCGCCAAGATCGTTGAGTGAATTTTGTTGGAGGTGTTACCTTTAAGGTATGTGAGTTCTTTCTGTGTTGAGTTCTTCCACGCACAAGACATGTTTAATTTAGCGCAATTAGAGtaaattgaatgatgaacattgaagttcttgataaAGAAAccgttgaattcttgttggttgagttgtagtatACCTTTGGTTGTTTGATTCGTGTTTCCGTGCTGTTTTatgagtctaaactattgggtattgaggatATTAGTGATCATAAGTATTTGGGGTGAGATCCATGtgagtttagaaggtttagaattAAAAGTCGGAGAAGAAAAGTAGGAAATCCCGTCTGACAAGCCCTGGGGCGCCGTGCCTTCAACAGCCCCTCAGGGCAACCTTTGTCTGAGAGGGCCTAGCACGTCGCGCCAGTAAGAGCCTCTCAGGACAGTCTTTGTTCTTCAGGCTCTAGCACCCCGCGCATCTCAGAGCGCCAGGGTCACCTGGAGATCCCAATTTTCGCCCATCTTTTCGTACTTCATTAGTGATGTACCTACCACTTTAAcatacatctaaacatcatgaaatcatccataaacatgaaatccttgtccttgaatccatattttaattcaagggaagttaagatcaaagtcaaaaaagttaagagttaaggtctaaaagttaagaaacaagtcaaagtgagttttttaaaaagttttcaatagtcttaaaaaaacaatttaactttgttttaaggatCATGATACAAGTTGAACAAAGAGTAATGAGTTTAGTTTtaatctcaaaagttataaaggaactaagtattccctaagagttaagtttcaagtaaagTAAAGAGCAAAGTGTgagtttatttctcaaaagctacaagggaactaagtagtccctaagattataaatgttttcacattttgagaaagaaaagaagctagaattctattttatttaaaagaaaaatatttttagtgattTTAGATTTGGTTTTGAGAGTTGCCACttaattttaggaaaatcaaGAAACCTTTGTTTTCAAAAGATCAAAACAAGGAATCGATCAAAAACGTTAAACAGGGTTCGGAAgttcttattaatattttaggAAGATTTTTATGACACCTAAAATACTCGCTTAACTCCGATTATCCAAAAACTAAAATGTTTGGCTAAAAGATTTAACTTAGTtagaattgaaaaattatttagaatttgtaaaaagagaaatattaaaCTATTATCTAAGTGAGATTTTTTAACTTACAAAATTcctattgttttaaaatatatatagacatGATTGATTTCATTGAATTATTAAAACGAAATAACATCTTGCTgaggatttgaattttttaatccTAAGACTAACAGAAATTAACAACAGATAAGTAAGCGATAAagtaaaagagagagagagagttgggtccaaatccgCTTTCTGTCTATCTAGACCGGTATTTCGACCCATTTCATTTTGTACCTATCCTAGACTAACTATACAATCTGTAAATAATGAATACGGAAAAGAAAAGACAacaagggcttaggcccaacgataacaaaatacaacgctctggaaaaaaattaagttgGACTCTTTTGTCCAAtttcttcaacttcttgatcTGTTTGAGTCCTTTCAACTTGGGACCTGTACGTCAATTTTCTGAGTTTGACTCGAAAGGAATTGAGCTTTGAAGGCTCTCTTGAATGACGCAGAAGGAAGAAGTAGGGGTTCACGATGAACCCGAGTTGATTTCAGAtgcaacaataaaaaataacgaTAAAAGTTAGTACTCAAATAATGTTATTTCCAAATCATAGCTTAACTATGATCAATCTGTcctaaaataacaaattcatcAAAAGAGAATCACTGCTTAA
This portion of the Solanum pennellii chromosome 12, SPENNV200 genome encodes:
- the LOC114075370 gene encoding uncharacterized protein LOC114075370, with the protein product MKGVMRFCNKGKLSPRYIGSYRIAKRICNVTYKLELQQELAAVHPAFHVPMLKKCMSGLSLIIPIKDIGIKDILSYEEIPVQIIDRKLCKLRIKKVASVKVLLRNQFIEETSWEAEEDMKKRYPHLFESGEVPNQSSNPFLVFIHIYLDKFTHAPIIIQFS